A window of Cryptomeria japonica chromosome 3, Sugi_1.0, whole genome shotgun sequence contains these coding sequences:
- the LOC131057882 gene encoding small ribosomal subunit protein uS3c-like yields the protein MGNKINPLGFRLGFTQNHCSLWFEERDYSEDLREDERIYNCIENYVQHIKSSINSSYGGITRIEILKQTELISVNIYIAFVDLFIEKKGQEKKKKKDDEQEIKQLRKEVQNMLVQSMLDSVNRKLVISIEKVEKPYREPKILAEYIALQLKERVEIRKIMKKAIKLAEKADVEGIKIQIKGRLNGIERARKELAMQGRVPL from the coding sequence ATGGGAAACAAAATAAATCCACTTGGTTTTAGACTTGGTTTTACACAAAACCATTGTTCCCTTTGGTTTGAAGAAAGGGATTATTCTGAAGATCTTCGAGAAGATGAGAGAATATATAATTGTATTGAAAATTATGTACAACATATAAAAAGTTCCATAAATTCTAGTTATGGAGGAATTACACGTATAGAGATTCTGAAACAGACCGAATTGATTTCGGtaaatatatatattgcatttgtcGACTTGTTTATCGAAAAAAAGggccaagaaaaaaagaaaaaaaaagatgacGAACAAGAAATTAAGCAATTAAGAAAGGAAGTACAAAATATGCTTGTACAAAGTATGCTTGATTCTGTAAATagaaaacttgtcatttctatagaAAAAGTGGAGAAACCTTATAGAGAACCCAAAATTCTTGCGGAATATATTGCTCTACaactaaaggagagagttgaaataagaaaaataatgaaaaaagcTATTAAACTAGCTGAAAAGGCAGATGTAGAAGGTATTAAAATACAAATTAAAGGGCGTCTTAATGGAATTGAGAGAGCCCGAAAAGAATTGGCTATGCAAGGTAGAGTGCCCCTATAG